A genomic region of Exiguobacterium oxidotolerans JCM 12280 contains the following coding sequences:
- a CDS encoding DUF420 domain-containing protein codes for MSYLPLICVSLIVLSAIFVAIGWFLIAQTRRNMGAHKVVMNIAAALALLFFIMYALRTILLGNTAFGGPDTVKPYYTGFLIFHILLATSGGILGLIALFYAYKQNFARHRKIGPKASVIWFLTAITGVLVYCLLYVVYEPGETTNVFRAIWNH; via the coding sequence ATGAGTTATTTGCCGTTGATTTGTGTTTCTTTGATTGTTCTCAGTGCAATATTTGTAGCAATCGGTTGGTTTTTGATTGCGCAGACACGTCGGAATATGGGGGCGCATAAAGTCGTGATGAACATTGCGGCAGCGCTCGCGTTACTGTTCTTCATCATGTATGCGCTTCGGACGATTTTACTCGGAAATACTGCTTTCGGGGGACCGGACACGGTCAAACCGTACTACACAGGATTTTTAATCTTTCATATTTTACTCGCCACATCGGGTGGGATCTTAGGCTTAATCGCTTTGTTCTACGCCTATAAACAAAACTTTGCCCGTCACCGTAAAATTGGTCCAAAAGCATCGGTCATTTGGTTTTTGACGGCAATCACGGGAGTCCTTGTCTATTGCCTGTTATACGTTGTGTATGAGCCGGGCGAAACAACAAATGTATTTCGTGCGATTTGGAATCATTAA
- the ctaG gene encoding cytochrome c oxidase assembly factor CtaG: MLGNLRGALSQFDWTVLWSPYYALLLIGLYVLYAFITEKIRRPDEAETTLAQKFMMLAALFVYYIGFGSPLDVLAHITFSAHMLQMVFVYMVAPPLLMLAIPGWAFKRLFGVPYLGKALRFFTLPLIALVVFNSLFTFYHMPFIFDYVLTNYTVHRLFHGTLIFLSMTMWYPIIAPVNEEDSLSDLKKMVYIVANGVLLTPACAFMIFSQSFQYDAYQDPATFAKVLAYCLPNNDVSGLNMERLFGTTKDLLEDQRFGGVLMKLGQELVYGIFFGLTFFTWVRRSKSTAVDEGMSFSPKAD; the protein is encoded by the coding sequence ATGTTAGGCAATTTAAGGGGTGCTTTATCGCAATTCGATTGGACTGTCTTGTGGAGCCCGTATTACGCGTTACTCTTGATCGGTCTTTACGTATTGTATGCATTCATTACTGAAAAAATCAGACGACCAGACGAGGCAGAAACGACGTTAGCTCAGAAATTCATGATGCTAGCGGCTTTATTCGTCTACTATATTGGCTTTGGTAGTCCGCTTGATGTGTTAGCGCATATTACGTTCTCTGCGCACATGCTCCAGATGGTCTTCGTCTATATGGTGGCGCCGCCACTGTTGATGCTAGCAATTCCGGGTTGGGCATTTAAGCGATTGTTCGGCGTCCCGTATTTAGGAAAGGCATTACGGTTCTTCACGTTGCCATTGATTGCGCTCGTCGTTTTCAATTCTTTGTTTACGTTTTACCATATGCCGTTCATCTTTGATTACGTCTTGACGAACTATACGGTCCACCGTTTGTTCCACGGGACATTAATCTTCCTTAGCATGACGATGTGGTATCCAATCATCGCACCTGTCAATGAGGAAGATAGTCTATCCGATTTGAAAAAGATGGTCTATATCGTTGCGAACGGCGTGCTGTTGACACCAGCTTGTGCGTTCATGATCTTCAGTCAGAGCTTCCAATACGACGCGTACCAAGACCCAGCGACATTCGCGAAAGTCTTGGCTTACTGCCTGCCGAATAACGATGTGAGCGGATTGAACATGGAACGCCTATTTGGGACAACAAAAGATTTACTCGAAGATCAACGGTTCGGAGGCGTCTTGATGAAACTTGGACAAGAACTCGTCTACGGAATCTTCTTCGGTTTGACCTTCTTCACATGGGTGAGACGTTCAAAAAGTACTGCTGTCGATGAAGGCATGTCCTTCTCGCCAAAAGCGGATTAA
- a CDS encoding cytochrome C oxidase subunit IV family protein, protein MEKHEPQVTRNQLELEMKADRSREMQLQLISFALMIFLTLIAFGAVMAELMPHWAAGGFLVIMAIVQVYLQLYMFMHMNNKGNTWIKVMMALGIFVALTIVATLRLLIW, encoded by the coding sequence ATGGAAAAACACGAACCACAAGTGACACGTAACCAGTTAGAATTAGAAATGAAAGCCGATCGTAGCCGCGAAATGCAGCTGCAATTGATCAGCTTCGCACTGATGATTTTCTTGACGTTGATCGCTTTCGGCGCAGTGATGGCAGAACTTATGCCTCACTGGGCTGCGGGTGGATTCCTCGTGATCATGGCAATCGTCCAAGTCTACCTTCAGTTATATATGTTCATGCATATGAACAACAAAGGGAACACATGGATTAAAGTCATGATGGCGCTCGGTATCTTCGTTGCCTTGACAATCGTCGCGACACTTCGCCTTCTCATCTGGTAA
- a CDS encoding cytochrome (ubi)quinol oxidase subunit III: MGHHSVPNNPVTGIPDHVEKATLEGKNKYVAFWFFLGGETTLFASLFGTYIGLHNSGAKEGLRSYDIFEMELVFIMTMLLLTSSLTSVLAMMAMKRNDVAKMKMWLIITLVLGLAFLAGEIYEFNHYYHIGHTFTSSAFGSAFYTLVGFHGAHVLFGLLWISTLLIRNWKRGITVVNAPKYYVSSLYWHFIDVVWVFIFSVVYLMGMVK, encoded by the coding sequence ATGGGTCATCATTCAGTACCAAACAACCCAGTGACTGGTATTCCAGATCATGTTGAAAAAGCAACACTTGAGGGTAAGAATAAATATGTAGCTTTCTGGTTCTTCCTTGGAGGCGAGACGACATTGTTCGCCTCTCTCTTCGGAACATACATCGGATTGCACAACTCAGGCGCAAAAGAAGGATTACGGAGTTACGACATCTTTGAGATGGAGCTTGTCTTCATCATGACAATGCTTCTTCTTACGAGTTCATTGACAAGTGTGCTTGCGATGATGGCGATGAAACGTAATGATGTCGCGAAAATGAAGATGTGGCTTATTATTACGCTCGTTCTCGGTCTAGCATTCCTCGCTGGTGAGATTTATGAGTTTAATCACTATTACCATATCGGTCATACGTTTACGTCAAGCGCATTCGGTTCGGCGTTCTACACACTCGTAGGGTTCCACGGAGCGCACGTCTTGTTCGGTCTTCTCTGGATTTCGACATTGCTGATCCGGAACTGGAAACGCGGCATCACAGTCGTCAACGCACCGAAGTATTATGTTTCAAGTCTTTACTGGCACTTCATTGATGTCGTCTGGGTCTTTATCTTCTCAGTCGTCTACCTCATGGGGATGGTGAAATAA